One Neodiprion pinetum isolate iyNeoPine1 chromosome 1, iyNeoPine1.2, whole genome shotgun sequence genomic window carries:
- the LOC124217980 gene encoding uncharacterized protein, whose product MIWLATLLAIAIASTNALPTRSGGCSVSLNGDLNDPQPLILVPKGQEASYVLPVDTSGTLVFAENEELRLACVGENNYLVGVGDEDIQDIEAYCVSDKTFLVNSVEYEFGDLVCSFVPSSTVRRTGEACLDKYSQVEIGFDLGDEFLRTIEICRDDDIYFTYWTKFNLTKAIGGYQRSYPRPSWSQGDFWGDYNVNTQFTRSVQRATVSLIVNSTELGAAYISSSTNYYFARGHITAKADFVYGSAHWSTFWYVNCHPQWQTFNGANWMYLESDVRSYASNSQVDLDVYTGVHGITTLRDVNDVEQPIYFYASGDERALPVPKFFWKIIYDPLTQKGTAFVGVNNPYITEVTSDYYICDDISSKITWLTWTADDIEKGISYACTIDDLREAVPTLPELTVVDILT is encoded by the exons ATGATCTGGCTCGCGACGCTCCTCGCAATTGCGATTGCATCGACAAACGCTTTGCCAACTCGAAGCG GTGGATGCTCCGTGTCCCTGAACGGAGACCTGAACGACCCTCAACCACTGATCCTGGTGCCAAAAGGTCAAGAAGCCAGTTACGTATTGCCCGTAGACACCAGCGGGACGTTGGTCTTCGCAGAAAACGAGGAACTGCGTCTGGCATGCGTGGGAGAGAACAACTATCTAGTGGGTGTGGGCGATGAGGATATTCAGGACATCGAGGCGTACTGCGTCAGCGACAAAACATTCCTGGTAAACTCGGTCGAGTACGAATTCGGAGATTTGGTTTGCAGCTTCGTGCCGTCAAGTACCGTCAGGAGAACGGGGGAAGCCTGCCTGGACAAGTACAGCCAGGTCGAGATCGGATTCGATCTTGGAGACGAGTTCCTGAGAACGATTGAAATCTGCCGCGACGACGACATCTACTTCACCTATTGGACCAAGTTCAATCTGACCAAGGCGATCGGTGGCTACCAGCGCAGCTATCCGAGGCCCAGCTGGTCCCAGGGCGACTTCTGGGGTGACTACAACGTGAACACCCAGTTCACCAGGTCGGTCCAACGGGCAACGGTCTCCCTGATCGTGAACTCCACCGAACTCGGCGCCGCGTACATCAGCAGCTCCACGAACTACTACTTCGCTCGAGGTCACATCACCGCGAAGGCAGACTTCGTCTACGGCTCGGCCCATTGGTCTACTTTCTGGTACGTAAACTGCCACCCGCAATGGCAAACCTTCAACGGAGCGAACTGGATGTACTTGGAGTCGGACGTCAGGAGCTACGCGAGTAACTCTCAGGTGGACCTCGACGTCTACACGGGTGTCCACGGCATCACGACACTCCGTGACGTCAACGACGTAGAACAGCCTATATATTTCTATGCCTCTGGAGATGAACGAGCTCTACCTGTCCCTAAATTCTTCTGGAAAATCATTTACGATCCGCTCACGCAGAAGGGAACTGCATTCGTTGGTGTGAACAACCCGTACATCACCGAAGTGACATCGGACTACTACATCTGCGACGATATAAGCAGCAAGATCACGTGGCTGACTTGGACCGCGGATGATATTGAAAAGGGCATTTCTTACGCCTGCACCATTGACGATCTAAGGGAAGCTGTTCCAACCTTACCGGAACTCACCGTCGTCGACATACTGACGTAG
- the LOC124212141 gene encoding uncharacterized protein isoform X1, whose protein sequence is MLSKARNSLGLIFVFVILGEILPPLESKTIRPYKYHHSRSPHRSRWHPGPRRPKWHPPRKRPPPRHYPRYKPKYHRYPPSHYENGIDYASDEQPYTIEIELPRRFGAAENYHGTSGIHSKRGPKRGEVYDESEYDEFLEDEYYDEQDRVIRTGRKKVRIKVIKGPKPKLNIRISRIDDERTNGTETYPLLQPQISTNIDELGTQLDEEWMPVNPKPSYPVHLRGAR, encoded by the exons ATGCTTTCAAAGGCTAGG AATTCGTTGGGATTAATATTCGTCTTCGTCATACTCGGCGAGATTCTCCCCCCACTGGAATCCAAGACTATTAGGCCGTACAAATACCATCATTCAAGGTCTCCCCACAGATCAAGATGGCATCCTGGTCCCCGGCGTCCGAAGTGGCATCCGCCCAGAAAAAGACCTCCGCCACGTCACTATCCCCGTTACAAGCCGAAATATCACAG GTATCCTCCGTCGCATTACGAAAACGGAATCGACTACGCGTCCGACGAACAGCCTTACACGATTGAAATCGAACTGCCAAGACGGTTCGGAGCGGCGGAAAACTATCACGGAACTTCCGGTATTCACAGCAAGAGAGGCCCCAAGAGAGGTGAAGTCTACGACGAGTCGGAATACGACGAGTTCCTGGAGGATGAATATTACGACGAACAGGACAGGGTAATTCGGACGGGAAGGAAGAAGGTGCGGATTAAG GTGATCAAAGGTCCGAAGCCTAAACTGAACATCAGGATATCTCGCATAGACGATGAGAGGACTAACGGGACCGAGACTTACCCGCTTCTTCAGCCGCAGATATCGACCAACATTGACGAACTTGGTACGCAGTTGGACGAGGAATGGATGCCAGTAAATCCCAAGCCGTCCTACCCAGTTCATCTGAGAGGAGCTCGTTAG
- the LOC124217983 gene encoding uncharacterized protein isoform X2 has translation MGPWSRRRFRITPLRILAALLMLGVLFWLNLDRQVVPPEPCAVPEEFTEKLHELTYRAHLVLAKHGIVHFLCFGGLWGQARIGRALPWARKIELCLVDNLRDDALISKAFRQAGLAATYLHAAGIYRVQEQEVGEDAPRVEIIVFEEDVKMVRRVGWTRRVLPPDCELSPSLQCFPPQLAISPLPIKQFGSHVLPVPREGIELQKYHYPDNWWLEVKPIDCIDRESS, from the exons ATGGGACCTTGGTCACGTCGACGATTCCGCATAACGCCTCTACGGATTCTCGCCGCGTTGCTAATGCTCGGCGTCCTATTCTGGCTGAACCTGGACCGGCAAGTTGTGCCGCCGGAACCTTGCGCCGTTCCTGAGGAGTTCACTGAAAAACTTCACGAACTTACCTACAG GGCGCATTTGGTGCTGGCGAAACATGGCATAGTTCACTTTCTATGCTTCGGTGGACTCTGGGGTCAGGCGAGGATAGGCCGGGCCCTACCGTGGGCCCGTAAAATCGAGCTATGCCTCGTTGACAATCTACGAGACGACGCGCTCATTTCGAAGGCCTTCAGACAGGCTGGACTCGCCGCTACGTATCTTCACGCCGCCGGTATTTACCGAGTCCAGGAACAGGAAGTCGGCGAAGACGCTCCGCGGGTGGAAATAATCGTCTTCGAGGAGGACGTCAAG ATGGTCAGACGAGTCGGATGGACGCGAAGAGTGCTTCCACCTGACTGCGAACTCTCTCCGAGCTTGCAGTGCTTCCCGCCACAGCTGGCGATCTCGCCTTTACCGATCAAGCAGTTTGGCAGTCACGTGTTGCCGGTACCTCGCGAGGGTATTGAACTCCAGAAGTATCACTATCCCGACAACTGGTGGCTCGAGGTGAAGCCGATCGATTGTATCGATCGCGAGAGCTCGTAG
- the LOC124212141 gene encoding uncharacterized protein isoform X2 produces the protein MNACNSLGLIFVFVILGEILPPLESKTIRPYKYHHSRSPHRSRWHPGPRRPKWHPPRKRPPPRHYPRYKPKYHRYPPSHYENGIDYASDEQPYTIEIELPRRFGAAENYHGTSGIHSKRGPKRGEVYDESEYDEFLEDEYYDEQDRVIRTGRKKVRIKVIKGPKPKLNIRISRIDDERTNGTETYPLLQPQISTNIDELGTQLDEEWMPVNPKPSYPVHLRGAR, from the exons ATGAACGCGTGC AATTCGTTGGGATTAATATTCGTCTTCGTCATACTCGGCGAGATTCTCCCCCCACTGGAATCCAAGACTATTAGGCCGTACAAATACCATCATTCAAGGTCTCCCCACAGATCAAGATGGCATCCTGGTCCCCGGCGTCCGAAGTGGCATCCGCCCAGAAAAAGACCTCCGCCACGTCACTATCCCCGTTACAAGCCGAAATATCACAG GTATCCTCCGTCGCATTACGAAAACGGAATCGACTACGCGTCCGACGAACAGCCTTACACGATTGAAATCGAACTGCCAAGACGGTTCGGAGCGGCGGAAAACTATCACGGAACTTCCGGTATTCACAGCAAGAGAGGCCCCAAGAGAGGTGAAGTCTACGACGAGTCGGAATACGACGAGTTCCTGGAGGATGAATATTACGACGAACAGGACAGGGTAATTCGGACGGGAAGGAAGAAGGTGCGGATTAAG GTGATCAAAGGTCCGAAGCCTAAACTGAACATCAGGATATCTCGCATAGACGATGAGAGGACTAACGGGACCGAGACTTACCCGCTTCTTCAGCCGCAGATATCGACCAACATTGACGAACTTGGTACGCAGTTGGACGAGGAATGGATGCCAGTAAATCCCAAGCCGTCCTACCCAGTTCATCTGAGAGGAGCTCGTTAG
- the LOC124217983 gene encoding uncharacterized protein isoform X1: MGPWSRRRFRITPLRILAALLMLGVLFWLNLDRQVVPPEPCAVPEEFTEKLHELTYRAHLVLAKHGIVHFLCFGGLWGQARIGRALPWARKIELCLVDNLRDDALISKAFRQAGLAATYLHAAGIYRVQEQEVGEDAPRVEIIVFEEDVKAQMVRRVGWTRRVLPPDCELSPSLQCFPPQLAISPLPIKQFGSHVLPVPREGIELQKYHYPDNWWLEVKPIDCIDRESS; this comes from the exons ATGGGACCTTGGTCACGTCGACGATTCCGCATAACGCCTCTACGGATTCTCGCCGCGTTGCTAATGCTCGGCGTCCTATTCTGGCTGAACCTGGACCGGCAAGTTGTGCCGCCGGAACCTTGCGCCGTTCCTGAGGAGTTCACTGAAAAACTTCACGAACTTACCTACAG GGCGCATTTGGTGCTGGCGAAACATGGCATAGTTCACTTTCTATGCTTCGGTGGACTCTGGGGTCAGGCGAGGATAGGCCGGGCCCTACCGTGGGCCCGTAAAATCGAGCTATGCCTCGTTGACAATCTACGAGACGACGCGCTCATTTCGAAGGCCTTCAGACAGGCTGGACTCGCCGCTACGTATCTTCACGCCGCCGGTATTTACCGAGTCCAGGAACAGGAAGTCGGCGAAGACGCTCCGCGGGTGGAAATAATCGTCTTCGAGGAGGACGTCAAG GCGCAGATGGTCAGACGAGTCGGATGGACGCGAAGAGTGCTTCCACCTGACTGCGAACTCTCTCCGAGCTTGCAGTGCTTCCCGCCACAGCTGGCGATCTCGCCTTTACCGATCAAGCAGTTTGGCAGTCACGTGTTGCCGGTACCTCGCGAGGGTATTGAACTCCAGAAGTATCACTATCCCGACAACTGGTGGCTCGAGGTGAAGCCGATCGATTGTATCGATCGCGAGAGCTCGTAG